Proteins co-encoded in one bacterium genomic window:
- a CDS encoding glycosyltransferase family 4 protein — MRFLFVNQYYAPDFAATAQQLADLCEQLAESGHEVHVLTSRSLYDGRKMELPQEEVLNGVHVHRIGLLKGGRARFRDRLKDYLSFYVKAFWKVHFLPRADVIVTLTTPPMISLLGTWLRILRRTRFVYWVMDIYPDIALRAEVLSRVGPIRLIWSTLGRISYITANKIVVLGEDMKRTLMAKGVGDGKIDIIQSWSCGQSVHSVSPTENEFRREHTDDGHFTLMYSGNMGTCHTFEAFQEAAAKLCEEDEMDIQFLFIGSGKKESELRDALGKYEGHVKFLPYQDRSRLNQSLSASDAHLITLDARYDGLLVPSKLYGIMAAERPVLFIGSKDCDIARTIREAGCGIQVNQDDPQGVIDAINRMADRPEETREMGRRGREYFERHFDRPILCDRFRELLEQEAQKPGIRGVRRLAHKTFGHAHPQRRQVELDEPSRVCD; from the coding sequence ATGAGATTTCTTTTCGTCAATCAGTACTACGCGCCGGACTTTGCAGCGACCGCGCAGCAACTTGCGGACTTGTGCGAACAACTGGCCGAATCTGGTCACGAAGTGCATGTTCTGACCAGTCGGTCTCTTTACGATGGGCGCAAGATGGAACTTCCGCAGGAGGAAGTCCTCAACGGCGTTCACGTGCATCGCATCGGGCTCCTGAAGGGCGGCCGTGCCCGGTTCCGCGATCGTCTCAAAGATTACCTTTCGTTCTACGTAAAAGCATTCTGGAAGGTTCACTTCCTGCCGCGTGCCGATGTCATCGTCACATTGACCACGCCTCCGATGATTTCGCTGCTGGGAACCTGGCTTCGAATCCTCCGGCGGACGCGTTTCGTCTATTGGGTCATGGACATTTATCCGGACATCGCTTTGCGCGCCGAGGTGCTATCACGTGTCGGTCCGATTCGACTGATCTGGTCCACGCTTGGGCGCATCAGCTACATCACGGCAAACAAGATCGTTGTCCTCGGCGAAGATATGAAGCGGACCCTGATGGCCAAAGGCGTCGGCGATGGAAAGATTGATATTATCCAGAGTTGGTCCTGCGGCCAGAGCGTGCATTCCGTTTCCCCCACGGAGAATGAGTTCCGGAGGGAGCACACGGATGACGGACACTTCACATTGATGTACTCCGGCAACATGGGAACGTGTCACACGTTCGAGGCCTTCCAGGAAGCCGCCGCGAAGCTTTGCGAAGAAGATGAGATGGATATCCAATTCCTCTTCATCGGCTCCGGAAAGAAGGAGTCGGAACTCCGCGATGCACTGGGTAAGTACGAGGGCCACGTGAAGTTCCTTCCGTACCAGGATCGGTCGAGACTGAACCAGTCCTTGTCCGCCTCTGATGCGCACCTCATCACGCTGGATGCGCGCTACGATGGACTGCTTGTTCCGAGTAAGCTCTACGGCATCATGGCGGCTGAGCGTCCGGTTCTCTTCATTGGCAGCAAGGACTGTGATATCGCCCGCACGATTCGCGAGGCGGGATGCGGAATCCAGGTCAACCAGGATGATCCGCAGGGTGTGATCGACGCCATCAATCGGATGGCCGATCGTCCGGAAGAAACCAGGGAAATGGGACGTCGGGGAAGAGAGTACTTCGAGCGGCACTTTGATCGACCGATTCTTTGCGATCGATTCCGCGAGCTTCTGGAGCAGGAAGCCCAGAAGCCCGGGATTCGCGGAGTGCGTCGACTGGCTCACAAGACCTTTGGCCACGCTCATCCGCAGCGGCGCCAGGTGGAGCTCGATGAGCCTTCGCGCGTTTGCGATTGA
- a CDS encoding ABC transporter ATP-binding protein/permease yields the protein MPRTAEPIDPRPWHFYWRLHTGVRHKLAGGGVVSILQGLSLVPLPLLLRRFVDDALPSGKTAEVVIVGAMMVGLSLASAGLTLLSRHLLLDVTKTATGRLRDRMTRHLHDLPHQYHCSADSGRLHALIVTDTARLDQASGAFLSASIPAAAGIIGFTWVLVDLKPLLFGVTILAYLPILIGTRYLARAFRRRHHEFRDAFATFSSGIGRTLTLLPLLRQAGIQSEDANVREAEINQVRSTHRTMGWFATAAGIAQSNAIRIGSLAVLVVGASFIVAGKMTGGELVAFYGGMALLNAQVQSLLDTVPTIVGADETLGAIHGFLTEEPDESYKGTEKIEFQGNLAVESLWFSYEKERPVLNDLSLQLSPGEIAAVAGISGVGKSTLLLTILGILRPEKGTILFDGHSLTDLDIVGIRRQIGVVSQNVQLITGSLAENLRLEAPNASDEQLIEALRLAELEAFFNSLPNGLATELGEGGAKLSGGQRQRLALARVLVRRPRLLLLDEPTHGLDPAAAVRLMRTLHGLRERLSILLVSHDISLIREADTIHLLSDGRIAASGAFDELMKSSEHFCEFVGVNAPSP from the coding sequence ATGCCCCGCACCGCCGAGCCCATCGATCCACGGCCGTGGCACTTCTATTGGCGCCTGCATACCGGCGTGCGCCACAAACTCGCCGGGGGCGGGGTCGTTTCGATCCTGCAGGGCTTGTCGCTTGTGCCCCTTCCACTGCTTCTTCGGCGGTTTGTGGACGATGCCCTCCCCTCCGGCAAGACAGCCGAAGTCGTGATTGTCGGCGCCATGATGGTGGGGCTTTCTCTGGCGTCGGCGGGGCTTACATTGCTGAGTCGGCATCTTCTGCTGGATGTCACGAAGACCGCGACGGGTCGTCTGCGTGACCGGATGACGCGTCACCTGCACGATCTGCCACACCAGTATCATTGCTCAGCAGACTCCGGACGACTCCATGCCCTGATCGTCACGGATACAGCGCGACTCGATCAGGCCTCGGGCGCTTTCCTGTCGGCATCGATCCCAGCCGCCGCCGGGATCATCGGGTTTACATGGGTTCTGGTTGATCTCAAACCGCTGCTCTTCGGCGTGACGATTCTCGCCTACCTGCCGATTTTGATCGGGACGCGCTATCTGGCTCGAGCATTCCGCCGCCGGCATCACGAGTTCCGGGATGCATTTGCCACCTTCAGTTCCGGCATCGGTCGCACGCTGACCCTACTTCCTTTGTTGCGCCAGGCGGGAATCCAGAGTGAAGACGCAAACGTCCGTGAAGCCGAGATCAACCAGGTGCGCAGCACACACCGCACGATGGGGTGGTTCGCAACGGCCGCCGGCATTGCGCAGTCGAATGCGATCAGAATCGGCTCCCTGGCAGTCCTTGTCGTCGGCGCGTCCTTCATCGTGGCAGGCAAGATGACCGGCGGCGAATTGGTGGCCTTCTATGGCGGCATGGCGCTGCTGAATGCCCAGGTGCAGTCGCTGCTCGACACCGTGCCGACAATCGTTGGAGCAGATGAAACCCTGGGGGCCATTCACGGGTTCCTGACCGAAGAGCCGGATGAATCCTACAAGGGAACAGAGAAGATCGAGTTCCAAGGCAATCTGGCAGTCGAGAGTCTGTGGTTCTCCTACGAGAAGGAACGACCTGTTCTCAACGATCTCAGTCTGCAGCTTTCCCCCGGTGAGATTGCTGCCGTGGCGGGGATCAGTGGCGTAGGGAAGTCGACGCTGCTGCTCACCATCCTTGGCATTCTGCGCCCGGAGAAAGGAACAATCCTCTTTGATGGGCATTCACTCACGGATCTGGACATCGTCGGCATCCGTCGACAGATCGGTGTCGTCAGTCAGAACGTGCAGTTGATTACGGGTTCATTGGCAGAGAACCTCCGACTGGAAGCACCCAACGCCTCCGACGAGCAGCTCATTGAGGCTCTGCGACTGGCGGAGTTGGAGGCCTTCTTCAATTCGCTGCCGAACGGGCTGGCAACGGAACTCGGCGAGGGCGGAGCGAAGCTATCCGGCGGTCAGCGCCAACGCCTTGCCCTGGCGCGTGTGCTTGTGCGCCGACCGCGCTTGCTGCTTTTGGATGAACCGACGCATGGCCTGGACCCCGCTGCAGCAGTGCGTCTGATGCGAACACTGCACGGCTTGCGCGAACGACTCTCCATCCTGCTGGTGAGCCATGACATCTCGCTTATTCGCGAAGCCGACACGATCCATCTCCTGTCCGATGGCAGGATCGCAGCGAGCGGCGCCTTCGACGAATTAATGAAATCTTCGGAGCACTTCTGTGAATTTGTAGGAGTAAATGCCCCTTCGCCTTAG
- a CDS encoding S8 family serine peptidase gives MRVFLCRLAALCLMISISPTAWAQSKRAEQTVRLQQRADLMRHEAVTRAKESGWRISGETADGQQFQLIGRDAKGRPLYVQTLNTNAAISTGADLLQQAPYNLEGTGTISGVWDGGTALPTHQEFNQTSSTRIIIGDDTPISAHATAVAGTMISAGVDAGSLGMAPMAFAECYDYLNDYAEMAPRLAASPADMAADLPITNHSYGLLHGWENGSYSGSSGWHWFGANFKEDGTGDREDAYFGRYGEDANIVDDLAYSAPYWLMFKACGNDRDDHYTGPTDGTGMFFFYDYVADDWVETTYTLATAPFADGYEAGGFDTMIDNANAKNIIAVGSVGDAVTGGLRDPGVAAMAAYSGWGPADDGRVKPDIVANGQQLRTPISSSDTAYASSASGTSFSCPNAAGTAILLLDQASQKLGGAAIRASTIKALMLGTATDMGRPGPDYEYGWGLPDGVRAADVVTSQSTNPGGFHLVEGVLDTTNGTDSFHLVWDGSNDLVVTICWTDPPSSPLPLVVDSRTPALVNDLDLRVVGPGGTFFPFILDPDNPTDNATTGDNVVDTIEQVIVPSGTTAGTYTVTVSHKSTLTNGEQWYSLIAEGQSLAAAASPSISSVLPADGVAYSMVSVELDGSDFQVGTQLELRRGAVTHAAATNEYNAPQKAFGNFDLSGLDYGLYDVVAFMPGGDEAVLVDGFEVTNDAPQILAQASCTLHEGDSVGLIITADDSNPTENVALTSGTLPSFASLVPESSDNPTTAILQLAPGYADAAATQTLTVSATDDAPSPAMSSVGIDVLVLNTPTIDSVAALDETTVVVTFDSAMSESGPGSVLNAGAYSIQTSTRATLTVTGVIPAGGNTYNVQTAAQTSGQGYMLTVTGVEDGDGNPIATDPAYGSAGFTGFTPSAVAEWWILQ, from the coding sequence ATGCGTGTATTCCTGTGCCGCCTGGCGGCGCTTTGCCTGATGATTTCGATTTCCCCTACAGCCTGGGCGCAGAGTAAGCGTGCGGAACAGACAGTGAGGCTGCAGCAGCGCGCCGATCTGATGAGGCACGAAGCAGTCACGCGCGCGAAGGAGTCGGGATGGCGTATCTCCGGAGAGACTGCGGACGGCCAACAGTTCCAACTAATCGGACGCGATGCGAAGGGGCGACCACTCTACGTTCAAACACTGAACACAAACGCTGCCATCTCAACGGGCGCGGATCTCCTCCAGCAGGCACCGTACAATCTCGAAGGCACTGGCACCATCTCGGGCGTCTGGGATGGCGGGACTGCACTCCCAACGCATCAGGAATTCAATCAGACGAGCTCAACGCGAATCATCATCGGCGACGATACGCCGATCAGCGCCCACGCGACCGCCGTTGCCGGCACGATGATCTCTGCAGGCGTCGATGCAGGATCGCTCGGGATGGCTCCGATGGCGTTTGCGGAGTGCTACGATTACCTGAATGATTACGCAGAAATGGCTCCGCGCCTGGCGGCCAGCCCTGCTGACATGGCCGCGGACCTGCCTATTACCAATCACTCCTATGGACTTCTGCACGGATGGGAAAACGGAAGCTACTCGGGCTCCTCCGGATGGCACTGGTTCGGGGCGAATTTCAAAGAGGATGGAACCGGCGATCGGGAGGATGCGTACTTCGGCCGGTACGGAGAAGACGCGAACATCGTGGATGATCTGGCCTATTCCGCGCCGTACTGGCTGATGTTCAAGGCGTGCGGCAACGATCGCGACGACCATTACACCGGCCCGACAGATGGCACTGGAATGTTCTTCTTCTACGACTACGTTGCCGACGACTGGGTCGAGACAACGTACACGCTGGCGACTGCGCCGTTCGCGGACGGTTACGAGGCCGGCGGATTCGACACGATGATCGACAATGCGAACGCAAAGAACATCATTGCGGTTGGTTCCGTGGGAGATGCCGTGACCGGGGGGCTGCGCGATCCAGGCGTCGCCGCCATGGCAGCCTACAGTGGCTGGGGGCCTGCCGATGACGGACGTGTGAAGCCGGACATCGTCGCGAACGGCCAACAATTGCGCACGCCCATTTCAAGCAGCGATACCGCGTATGCGTCGTCCGCCAGTGGTACGTCATTCTCCTGCCCCAACGCGGCGGGGACAGCAATTCTGCTCCTCGATCAGGCGAGTCAGAAGCTGGGCGGAGCGGCGATTCGCGCCAGTACGATCAAGGCGCTGATGCTGGGAACAGCGACCGACATGGGACGGCCCGGACCAGACTATGAATACGGATGGGGATTGCCCGACGGCGTGCGCGCCGCCGATGTGGTCACGAGCCAATCAACGAATCCCGGCGGCTTCCATCTCGTCGAAGGTGTGTTGGACACGACGAACGGCACTGATTCATTCCATCTCGTGTGGGATGGATCGAACGATCTGGTTGTCACGATCTGTTGGACTGATCCGCCGAGCTCTCCCCTGCCGCTGGTCGTGGACTCGCGAACGCCGGCGCTTGTGAACGATCTGGATCTGCGCGTCGTTGGTCCGGGAGGAACGTTCTTCCCGTTCATTCTCGATCCGGACAATCCGACAGACAATGCAACGACCGGAGACAATGTTGTCGATACGATCGAGCAGGTGATCGTGCCCTCCGGAACAACGGCAGGAACGTACACAGTCACTGTCTCGCACAAGAGCACACTCACAAACGGCGAGCAGTGGTACTCTCTAATCGCGGAAGGACAATCCCTCGCGGCGGCGGCCTCACCTAGCATTTCGAGTGTCCTGCCCGCTGATGGTGTGGCCTACTCCATGGTTTCAGTCGAACTTGATGGTTCTGACTTCCAAGTCGGAACGCAGTTGGAGCTTCGCCGCGGAGCAGTCACCCATGCCGCGGCAACAAATGAATACAACGCCCCCCAGAAGGCCTTCGGCAATTTCGATCTGAGTGGACTGGATTACGGACTGTATGATGTCGTTGCTTTCATGCCAGGCGGCGACGAGGCAGTTCTCGTCGACGGCTTCGAAGTTACGAACGACGCGCCGCAGATTCTAGCACAGGCCTCTTGCACTCTCCATGAGGGCGATTCTGTTGGTCTAATCATCACGGCCGATGATTCAAACCCGACAGAGAATGTTGCGCTGACTTCTGGTACACTTCCCAGCTTTGCTTCCTTGGTTCCTGAATCTTCGGACAACCCAACGACTGCCATCCTGCAACTGGCGCCTGGATATGCGGATGCGGCGGCAACACAGACACTCACGGTTTCTGCAACTGATGATGCACCTTCGCCGGCCATGAGTTCGGTTGGAATCGATGTGCTGGTGCTCAACACGCCTACCATCGATTCCGTCGCTGCGCTTGATGAGACCACAGTCGTGGTCACATTCGATTCCGCAATGAGCGAAAGCGGTCCGGGTTCGGTCCTGAACGCAGGCGCGTATTCCATCCAGACATCGACGCGGGCAACTCTCACGGTGACGGGCGTAATTCCCGCCGGTGGGAATACCTACAATGTCCAGACAGCCGCACAAACATCCGGCCAGGGCTATATGTTAACAGTGACTGGAGTCGAAGATGGCGACGGCAATCCGATTGCCACGGACCCCGCCTATGGCTCCGCCGGGTTCACGGGCTTTACTCCATCGGCCGTAGCCGAATGGTGGATTCTCCAATGA
- a CDS encoding endonuclease, producing the protein MRNDKRFARAHFFLGLATLLGMGGSAIAQCTYNSLWDPPAGYYSTADTSSASALRTSLHAIIDGHTRYPYTSSATDTWDIIEEADQDPWNSSNILDIYLNDSILKSNHVWNREHTWPKSYGFPNEGDEPYTDCHMLHASDAGYNSSRSNLPYGFAPGGNEKPTLLYNGIGGGSGTYPGNSNWNDGTNWETWDYRKGDVARAVLYMDVRYEGDSGEPDLVLTNNASQIVTTSSSPAYMGMLNDVLQWHISDPVDNCELRRNYVVYTYQNNRNPFVDHPEYVCIIWGAETPCSGVPTPTPTPTSTSTATPTPTPGGGGTGTVWINEIHYDNASTDANEGVEVAGPSGFDLTGWSLVPYNGNGGAQYSATSLSGTFPSTAECVGTLFFSIGGLQNGSPDGVALVDDTNTVVQFLSYEGSFSAVDGPASGMTSTDIGVSESGSYADGSLQLGGTGNQYSDFSWQSEMGSTYNAVNTNQTFTSLCATPTATATPSDTPTVTPTSTPSPTPSDTPTATPTDTPSATPSDTPTPTPSPTPGVGGTLWINEIHYDNDGADANEGVEIAGPSGFDLTGWSLVPYNGNGGAAYSTTPLSGTIPSTTECIGTVFFGILGLQNGSPDGVALVDDTDTVIQFLSYEGSFTAVDGPASGMTSTDIGVTESGSYVGGSVQLGGTGSQYSDFAWQAEMASTFDAVNTNQTFASICPTATPSDTPTATPTDTPSPTPTDTPSPTPSDTPSPTPSDTPSPTPSDTPSPTPSDTPSPTPSDTPSPTPSDTPSPTPSDTPSPTPSDTPSPTPSDTPSPTPSDTPSPTPTATPSPTPAGLPGDENSDGDVNLFELNAVLLAYRGMGPVPPTADTDNSGDITLIELNAVILAYRTY; encoded by the coding sequence ATGAGGAACGATAAGCGATTTGCAAGAGCCCACTTCTTCCTTGGGCTTGCCACACTCCTAGGAATGGGAGGCAGCGCGATTGCTCAGTGCACATACAACTCGCTCTGGGACCCTCCGGCTGGTTATTACTCGACAGCGGACACATCGAGCGCGTCCGCTCTTCGAACCTCGCTGCACGCGATCATCGATGGTCACACGCGCTATCCCTATACCTCCTCAGCGACTGACACCTGGGATATCATTGAAGAAGCCGATCAGGACCCCTGGAACTCCAGCAATATTCTCGATATTTACCTCAACGACTCGATTCTGAAGTCAAACCACGTCTGGAATCGCGAGCATACCTGGCCCAAGTCCTACGGCTTCCCCAATGAAGGCGACGAACCGTACACCGATTGCCACATGTTGCATGCTTCGGATGCCGGCTACAACAGCTCGCGCAGCAATCTGCCGTATGGCTTTGCTCCCGGTGGGAACGAGAAGCCGACGCTCCTCTACAACGGCATCGGCGGCGGCAGCGGCACCTACCCGGGCAATTCCAACTGGAACGATGGCACGAATTGGGAGACCTGGGACTACCGCAAGGGCGACGTCGCCCGCGCCGTCCTCTATATGGATGTTCGTTACGAAGGCGATTCCGGAGAACCCGATCTCGTTCTGACGAATAACGCATCGCAGATTGTCACGACGAGTTCGTCTCCCGCTTACATGGGTATGCTGAACGACGTCCTGCAGTGGCACATCTCTGATCCGGTCGATAACTGCGAGCTGCGCCGAAATTACGTCGTGTACACCTATCAGAATAATCGTAATCCGTTCGTCGATCACCCGGAATACGTCTGCATCATCTGGGGAGCCGAGACGCCTTGCTCTGGTGTTCCGACGCCAACACCAACGCCTACATCTACATCAACTGCCACGCCGACGCCGACGCCGGGCGGCGGCGGCACGGGTACAGTGTGGATCAACGAGATTCACTACGACAATGCGAGCACCGACGCAAATGAAGGCGTCGAAGTTGCCGGCCCGTCGGGATTCGATCTCACCGGGTGGTCGCTCGTCCCATACAATGGCAACGGTGGTGCGCAGTACTCAGCCACCTCACTCTCCGGCACCTTCCCCTCAACGGCCGAATGCGTTGGGACTCTGTTCTTCAGCATCGGCGGCCTCCAGAACGGGTCGCCCGACGGCGTTGCCCTCGTCGATGATACGAACACGGTGGTGCAATTCCTCAGCTACGAGGGATCATTCAGCGCTGTTGATGGTCCTGCCTCGGGCATGACTTCGACCGACATCGGCGTCAGCGAAAGCGGCTCCTACGCCGATGGCTCGCTGCAGCTTGGCGGCACGGGCAACCAGTACTCGGACTTCTCCTGGCAGTCAGAGATGGGCAGCACATACAACGCCGTGAATACGAATCAGACATTCACGAGCCTCTGTGCGACGCCAACTGCGACCGCGACTCCATCCGATACGCCGACAGTGACGCCCACGAGCACGCCGAGCCCGACGCCGTCTGACACTCCGACCGCGACTCCTACAGACACTCCCAGTGCGACTCCGAGTGATACGCCGACTCCCACACCGTCTCCGACGCCTGGCGTGGGAGGGACGCTCTGGATCAATGAGATTCACTACGACAACGATGGTGCAGACGCCAATGAGGGCGTCGAGATTGCCGGTCCATCCGGGTTCGATCTGACTGGTTGGTCGCTTGTCCCGTACAACGGGAATGGCGGCGCGGCGTACTCCACCACGCCATTGTCTGGCACGATCCCATCGACGACCGAGTGCATCGGCACGGTCTTCTTTGGAATCCTCGGATTGCAGAACGGATCGCCCGACGGTGTTGCTCTTGTTGATGACACCGATACGGTGATTCAGTTCCTCAGCTACGAAGGGTCGTTCACAGCAGTCGATGGCCCGGCATCAGGCATGACTTCCACAGACATTGGCGTGACCGAGTCCGGTTCCTACGTGGGTGGCTCGGTGCAGTTGGGTGGCACCGGCAGTCAATACTCGGACTTCGCGTGGCAGGCCGAGATGGCGAGCACCTTCGATGCGGTGAACACCAACCAGACATTCGCGAGCATCTGTCCGACGGCGACACCTTCCGACACGCCGACTGCCACGCCGACGGACACACCATCTCCGACGCCTACGGACACCCCGTCGCCCACACCCAGCGATACACCCAGCCCGACGCCGTCGGACACGCCATCGCCCACTCCGAGCGACACTCCCAGCCCGACCCCGTCGGATACTCCTTCTCCGACACCGTCAGATACCCCGTCGCCCACACCGAGCGACACGCCCAGCCCGACGCCTTCGGACACGCCATCGCCCACACCCAGCGATACACCGAGTCCGACACCGTCGGATACACCGTCTCCGACTCCTTCGGATACACCTTCGCCAACACCGACAGCGACACCTTCACCGACGCCGGCGGGCCTGCCGGGGGATGAAAACTCCGACGGCGACGTGAACCTGTTTGAGCTGAATGCTGTTCTCCTTGCGTATCGCGGTATGGGACCCGTACCGCCCACCGCCGATACGGACAACAGTGGCGACATCACGCTCATCGAGCTGAATGCGGTCATCCTTGCGTACCGCACGTACTAA